A region from the Variovorax sp. RKNM96 genome encodes:
- a CDS encoding aldo/keto reductase produces MSQPQRIDLAPNYSISRLLKGGWQLAGGHGGIDRAAAIADMAAYYEAGITTFDCADIYTGVEELIGDFRREHIARHGSGSLSQLRVHTKFVPDLATLAQIDKRQVEQTIDRSLQRLGVERLDLVQFHWWDYGVPRYVEVAHWLQELQRAGKIELLGGTNFDTARVRELVDADVPLRSMQVQYSLLDQRPQPTLAPYCAASGIQLLCYGSVAGGFLSERWLGASEPREPYENRSLVKYKLVIDDFGGWDLFQQLLQQMQKVGQRHGVSIATVAMRWVLQQPQVAGVIVGVRRGDHLADHLKVLSLQLDAEDIATLDTVLAQRQPPSGDVYAVERDIEGRHGRVMKYDLNKEPH; encoded by the coding sequence ATGAGCCAACCGCAACGCATCGACCTCGCGCCGAACTACTCGATCTCCCGCCTGCTGAAGGGCGGCTGGCAACTGGCCGGCGGCCACGGCGGCATCGACCGCGCCGCGGCCATCGCCGACATGGCGGCGTACTACGAGGCCGGCATCACCACCTTCGATTGCGCCGACATCTACACCGGCGTGGAAGAGCTGATCGGCGACTTCCGGCGCGAGCACATCGCGCGCCATGGCAGCGGCAGCCTTTCGCAACTGCGCGTGCACACCAAGTTCGTGCCCGACCTCGCGACGCTCGCGCAGATCGACAAGCGCCAGGTCGAACAGACCATCGACCGGTCGCTTCAGCGGCTGGGCGTCGAGCGGCTGGACCTCGTGCAGTTCCACTGGTGGGACTACGGCGTGCCGCGCTATGTCGAGGTCGCGCACTGGCTGCAGGAGCTGCAGCGCGCCGGCAAGATCGAGCTGCTGGGCGGCACCAATTTCGACACTGCACGCGTGCGCGAGCTGGTCGATGCCGACGTGCCGCTGCGCAGCATGCAGGTGCAGTACTCGCTGCTCGACCAGCGGCCGCAGCCGACGCTGGCGCCGTATTGCGCGGCATCGGGCATCCAGTTGCTGTGCTACGGCAGCGTGGCGGGCGGGTTTCTGTCGGAGCGCTGGCTCGGCGCGAGCGAACCGCGGGAGCCTTACGAGAACCGGTCGCTGGTCAAGTACAAGCTCGTCATCGATGACTTCGGCGGGTGGGATCTGTTCCAGCAACTGCTCCAGCAGATGCAGAAGGTGGGGCAGCGGCATGGCGTGTCGATCGCCACGGTGGCGATGCGCTGGGTGCTGCAGCAGCCGCAGGTGGCGGGCGTGATCGTCGGCGTGCGGCGCGGCGACCATCTGGCAGACCACCTGAAGGTGCTGTCGCTGCAGCTCGATGCCGAGGACATCGCCACGCTCGATACCGTGCTGGCGCAGCGCCAGCCGCCGAGCGGCGATGTGTACGCGGTCGAGCGCGACATCGAAGGCCGCCACGGCCGCGTGATGAAGTACGACCTCAACAAAGAGCCGCACTGA
- a CDS encoding PPC domain-containing DNA-binding protein yields the protein MEAHTLRLNPGDDLRGALDAALKQRGADAAFVVSGIGSLSGARIRYAGVESAAVLEGDLEILTLSGTLSPHGAHLHISVSDAAGQVRGGHVAPGCTVRTTAEILIAWLPEWRFAREHDPATGYPELVPRPKT from the coding sequence ATGGAAGCCCACACGCTGCGATTGAACCCGGGCGATGACTTGCGCGGCGCGCTCGACGCGGCGCTCAAGCAACGTGGTGCCGACGCGGCTTTCGTGGTCTCGGGCATCGGAAGCCTGAGCGGCGCGCGCATCCGGTATGCCGGAGTGGAGAGCGCCGCAGTGCTCGAAGGCGACCTTGAAATCCTCACGCTGTCCGGCACGCTTTCACCGCACGGCGCTCACCTGCACATCAGCGTGTCGGATGCCGCAGGCCAGGTGCGCGGCGGCCATGTAGCACCGGGCTGCACGGTGCGCACCACCGCCGAAATCCTGATCGCCTGGCTGCCCGAATGGCGCTTCGCCCGCGAGCACGATCCGGCCACCGGCTATCCCGAACTGGTGCCGCGACCCAAAACCTGA
- the pgm gene encoding phosphoglucomutase (alpha-D-glucose-1,6-bisphosphate-dependent) — translation MSQQTNPLAGKPAPLELLVNVPRLISAYYTGRPDPSVPAQRVAFGTSGHRGSSFDDAFNEWHVLAISQAICDYRKQKGIDGPLFLGIDTHALSTPAFSSAVEVLAANGVELMLSKDDEYTPTPAVSHAILVYNRGRTTGLADGIVITPSHNPPESGGFKYNPPNGGPAGTDITSAVEAAANKMLANGLEGVKRMPLAQALKASTTHRHDYLNTYVEDLAQVLDMDAIRGVQIDLGVDPLGGAGVHYWPAIAERYKLQRLTVLNQEVDPTFRFMSLDWDGRIRMDPSSPDAMHKLIALKDRFGIAFACDTDHDRHGVVTRSAGLMQPNSYLAVMIDYLYTHRPQWPAGAAVGKTVVSSQMIDRVTAKLGRKLYEVPVGFKWFVDGLVEGSLGFGGEESAGATFLRHDGSAWTTDKDGMVPALLSAEIAARTGRDPGERYAELTQALGQPVSDRVDAAATVEQKKKLSNLSPQQVSSTELAGDKIEAVLSHAPGNGAAIGGVKVVTANGWFAARPSGTENIYKVYGESFKGAEHLARILEEAQQLVDKALSS, via the coding sequence ATGAGTCAACAAACGAATCCCCTCGCAGGCAAACCTGCGCCCCTCGAACTGCTGGTGAACGTGCCGCGCCTGATCTCGGCGTACTACACCGGTCGCCCCGACCCTTCCGTGCCCGCGCAGCGCGTGGCCTTCGGCACCTCGGGCCACCGCGGCTCCTCGTTCGATGACGCGTTCAACGAATGGCATGTGCTCGCGATCAGCCAGGCGATCTGCGACTACCGCAAGCAGAAAGGCATCGACGGCCCGCTGTTCCTCGGCATCGACACGCACGCGCTCTCCACGCCCGCTTTCAGCAGTGCGGTCGAAGTGCTGGCTGCCAACGGCGTCGAGCTGATGCTCTCGAAGGACGACGAATACACGCCGACGCCGGCCGTCTCGCATGCGATCCTGGTCTACAACCGCGGCCGCACGACAGGATTGGCCGACGGCATCGTCATCACGCCCTCGCACAACCCGCCCGAGAGCGGCGGCTTCAAGTACAACCCGCCGAACGGCGGCCCCGCCGGCACCGACATCACCTCGGCCGTCGAAGCCGCCGCCAACAAGATGCTGGCGAACGGGCTCGAAGGCGTGAAGCGCATGCCGCTCGCACAGGCGCTGAAGGCTTCCACCACGCACCGGCACGACTACCTGAACACCTACGTCGAAGATTTGGCCCAGGTGCTCGACATGGACGCGATCCGCGGCGTGCAGATCGACCTGGGCGTCGATCCGCTCGGCGGCGCCGGCGTGCACTACTGGCCGGCCATCGCCGAGCGCTACAAGCTCCAGCGCCTCACCGTGCTCAACCAGGAGGTCGACCCGACCTTCCGCTTCATGTCGCTCGACTGGGACGGCCGCATCCGCATGGACCCGTCTTCGCCCGACGCGATGCACAAGCTGATCGCGCTGAAAGACCGCTTCGGCATCGCCTTCGCCTGCGATACCGACCACGACCGCCACGGCGTGGTCACGCGCAGCGCGGGCCTGATGCAGCCGAACAGCTACCTCGCGGTGATGATCGACTACCTCTACACGCACCGCCCACAATGGCCGGCGGGTGCCGCCGTCGGCAAGACGGTGGTGAGCAGCCAGATGATCGACCGCGTCACGGCAAAGCTCGGGCGCAAGCTCTACGAAGTGCCGGTGGGCTTCAAGTGGTTCGTCGATGGGCTGGTGGAGGGATCGCTCGGCTTCGGCGGCGAGGAAAGCGCGGGCGCGACCTTCCTGCGCCACGACGGCTCAGCCTGGACCACGGACAAGGACGGCATGGTGCCCGCCCTGCTCTCGGCGGAGATCGCCGCGCGCACCGGGCGCGACCCGGGCGAGCGCTATGCCGAACTCACGCAGGCGCTGGGGCAGCCGGTGTCCGACCGCGTGGATGCGGCGGCGACGGTCGAACAGAAGAAGAAGCTGTCGAACCTGTCGCCGCAGCAGGTCAGCTCTACCGAACTGGCGGGCGACAAGATCGAGGCCGTGCTGAGCCATGCGCCCGGCAACGGCGCGGCCATCGGCGGCGTGAAGGTCGTCACCGCCAATGGCTGGTTCGCGGCGCGGCCCTCGGGCACGGAGAACATCTACAAGGTCTACGGCGAGAGCTTCAAGGGCGCGGAGCACCTCGCGCGCATCCTCGAAGAGGCGCAGCAGCTGGTGGACAAGGCGCTGTCGAGCTGA
- a CDS encoding HAD family hydrolase, which produces MTQHPDTVFLVDVDNTLLDNDGVVGDLRTHLEQAFGAENASRYWAAFETLRSELGYVDYLGALQRYRAEESKRGMSDSRLLLMSSFLIDYPFADRLYPGALDALKHLRRFGPTVILSDGDVVFQPRKVQRSGLWDAVEGRVLIYVHKEQMLDTIEECHPAAHYVMVDDKLRLLSAMKAIWGPRLTTVFVRQGHYALDAQAIAAYAPADITIERIGDLIQIDDWASKT; this is translated from the coding sequence ATGACACAGCACCCTGACACCGTTTTTCTCGTTGACGTCGACAACACCCTGCTCGACAACGACGGCGTCGTCGGTGACTTGCGCACCCACCTCGAACAAGCCTTCGGCGCCGAGAATGCCAGCCGTTACTGGGCCGCCTTCGAGACGCTGCGCAGCGAACTCGGCTACGTCGACTACCTCGGCGCGCTGCAGCGCTACCGGGCCGAAGAGAGCAAGCGCGGCATGAGCGATTCGCGGCTGCTGCTGATGTCGAGCTTTCTCATCGACTACCCCTTCGCCGACCGCCTGTACCCCGGCGCGCTCGATGCGCTGAAGCATCTGCGCCGCTTCGGCCCGACGGTGATCCTGTCCGACGGCGACGTGGTGTTCCAGCCGCGCAAGGTGCAGCGCTCGGGCCTGTGGGATGCGGTCGAAGGCCGCGTGCTGATCTACGTTCACAAGGAGCAGATGCTCGACACCATCGAGGAGTGCCACCCCGCCGCGCACTACGTGATGGTCGACGACAAGCTGCGCCTGCTCTCCGCCATGAAGGCGATCTGGGGGCCGCGGCTCACCACCGTCTTCGTGCGGCAAGGCCACTATGCGCTCGACGCGCAGGCCATTGCCGCCTACGCGCCCGCCGACATCACCATCGAACGCATCGGCGACCTCATTCAAATCGACGACTGGGCATCCAAGACATGA
- a CDS encoding bifunctional diguanylate cyclase/phosphodiesterase, translating into MLFSMSPDDELGRLPPDEVLSPLIEDWARAGKRVAVVCDIDLDRFGELNQRLGMAGGNAALVEAARRIKQQLPRESLLARIGGDEFAAVFAGLGPTQCHRVLERVLAALAEPWEWRGHTASLAASLGARLMGSSGPPPEIALRDAQHAAFYAKRAADGKVHYFDAPQAEADVQVARQRQRIQEGLAQGEFCLWYQPKVDMRRGVVPGAEALIRWQHPERGLLQPIHFVPLLEDDALAEQVGNWVIATALRQAYDWRAEGLRMSISVNLSPLHMLRHDFVDRLAEQLAQYPRLGPGTLELEILETTAISQFATVARFVEACQALGVAVAIDDFGTGYSSLTYLRQLPVSSVKIDQSFIRGMLDSEPDRAIVQGILLLLRALGRTAVAEGVETLAHGEALLAMGCTLAQGYGIARPMPADRMKHWVAEFERAPPWGRDDSPAAPAESSSLP; encoded by the coding sequence ATGTTGTTTTCCATGTCGCCGGACGACGAGCTGGGCCGCCTGCCTCCCGACGAGGTGCTGTCGCCGTTGATCGAAGACTGGGCGCGCGCGGGCAAGCGCGTGGCCGTCGTCTGCGACATCGACCTCGACCGCTTCGGCGAACTCAACCAGCGGCTGGGCATGGCGGGCGGCAATGCCGCGCTGGTCGAGGCGGCCCGCCGCATCAAGCAGCAGTTGCCGCGCGAGTCGCTGCTGGCGCGCATCGGCGGCGACGAGTTCGCGGCCGTGTTCGCCGGCCTCGGACCGACGCAGTGCCACAGGGTGCTCGAGCGCGTGCTCGCCGCGCTGGCAGAACCCTGGGAATGGCGCGGCCACACGGCGAGCCTGGCTGCGAGCCTGGGTGCGCGGTTGATGGGCAGCAGCGGCCCGCCTCCCGAGATCGCCTTGCGCGATGCCCAGCATGCAGCCTTCTATGCCAAGCGCGCCGCCGACGGCAAGGTGCATTACTTCGATGCGCCGCAGGCCGAGGCCGATGTGCAGGTCGCGCGCCAGCGACAGCGCATCCAGGAGGGGCTCGCGCAGGGCGAGTTCTGCCTCTGGTACCAGCCCAAGGTCGACATGCGCCGCGGCGTGGTGCCGGGCGCCGAAGCGCTCATCCGCTGGCAGCACCCCGAGCGCGGCCTGCTGCAGCCGATCCATTTCGTGCCGCTGCTGGAAGACGACGCGCTGGCCGAACAGGTCGGCAACTGGGTCATCGCCACCGCGTTGCGGCAGGCGTACGACTGGCGCGCGGAGGGGCTGCGGATGTCGATCAGCGTCAACCTGAGCCCGCTGCACATGCTGCGGCACGACTTCGTCGACCGGCTGGCCGAGCAACTCGCGCAGTACCCCAGGCTGGGGCCGGGCACGCTGGAACTCGAGATCCTCGAGACCACGGCCATCAGCCAGTTCGCCACCGTGGCCCGCTTCGTCGAGGCCTGCCAGGCGCTGGGGGTGGCGGTGGCCATCGACGACTTCGGCACCGGCTATTCGTCGCTGACCTACCTGCGCCAGCTGCCGGTGTCCTCGGTCAAGATCGACCAGTCCTTCATCCGCGGCATGCTCGACAGCGAGCCCGACCGGGCGATCGTGCAGGGCATCCTGCTGCTGCTGCGCGCGCTCGGGCGCACGGCCGTGGCCGAAGGGGTGGAAACGCTGGCCCATGGCGAGGCGCTGCTGGCCATGGGCTGCACGCTCGCCCAGGGCTACGGCATCGCCAGGCCGATGCCGGCCGACCGGATGAAGCACTGGGTGGCCGAGTTCGAGCGCGCGCCGCCCTGGGGGCGCGACGATTCGCCGGCAGCACCGGCCGAATCGTCCTCGCTGCCCTGA
- a CDS encoding cellulose synthase subunit BcsC-related outer membrane protein, with protein sequence MSTFPSGMKPLPPPWLRRGPGRIPAAQWMACLGLLAAVCTSTPARAQADAGAALVEQGNYWQTQGRADLAEESWRKLLRVDPQSADAMYGMAQVELSRGNAEPARSWISRLRAAHPNDSRLARLTQQAQQPGQGGTLQRARAAARAGRAAEAVEFYRSQFDNRPPPEALALEYYQVLSSTPQGADEGRKGLEQLVKDHPDNASYRLALAQLRTYSEPTRREGIRSLVELARQPTVGAAARASWRQALIWLDARAPDIPLYQDFLASNPNDAAVSARLETLTTGKTAAASSPGVPLGEGFRALDRGDPATAEQRFQQALRAKADDAEALGGLGLVRLRQERFGEAQELLERAARSSGGSKWNSALNSATYWSLVGQARTAREKNDVRGAQTLLERAVRIDARESVGQVALADLRAAAGELPQAEQGYKRVLESKPSDTQALRGLIAVYGRQGRADEALALARQLTPEQASQLGGLRDIQVEQARARARQQADAGDAAGAQRTLEDAMLAAPDSPWVRLDLANIYRRQGLMAEARGVMEGLLMSQPDMPDALYASALLASETGDAASGIQYLERIPAASRTRDMAALQRRLWAQSQAQRAQALARQGQVDAARQVLGQAEAALSSDMPAELWGQLAGAYAEIGDAPRALAMSRQLLARSPNPGIGDRLLYASVLLKTRQDIELAAVLRQMQAANMTPAQRSDFDSVRIAFALRQTDALREAGNLEAAYNAMAPVLAERPEDPKAMAALARLYSAARDETQALALYQRVLQRSPTDLDTLLAAAASASALREHSEAENYVMAALKQAPDESRVLAAAGRVYRNAGDSRKAEQYLRAAVEADSRVATGFVPGAAPVGGPAANPFAGMTGGAAGAAVPGTYPAAGGNPFAQPRMQPVAYAPGAPSPVYPPSYPVAQAPYPTYPANAAYPVAGAAPNAYPPGALPWASGTAPAAANTKGRRTTTAASNRTAAAARNTPQASAYIATPVQQYPVAGMQPVAPVYAQAPQAGGYPPPGYPQSYPYGQAPLPTPGSASAGWNAPLRTAAPVDTVAAELRELEAKRSINLTAGTVYRNRAGEAGLSQLSDFQIPIEARFPVGEGKIVVGVTPTVLDAGTPSSDYPTGSRFGGGPGAAITGLQKGTTAGQQNAAGVGLSVGYEGKNFGASIGTTPLGFPETNVIGNVSYAGSFGDSWNAKVDLSRRAVTDSLLSFAGAKDERTNERWGGVVATGARGDLGYDDGTYGIYGYAALHGITGKNVASNSRFETGGGAYLHLISTPGSKLTLGMNLGLMGYDKNLSYYTFGQGGYFSPQSFVSVAFPVDWSGRSDRLAWRLNASLGVQSFTQKESPYFPTDGRRAGDAGSAAAYAASLGLSSAPFTGMYPKTSKTGLAYNLAAILEYQLAPKMFLGGSIGLNNAQNYRQLTGGLYVRYVFDGGSSLGVPSGTTLRPLVSPYTPLL encoded by the coding sequence ATGTCGACCTTCCCAAGCGGCATGAAGCCGCTGCCTCCGCCCTGGCTGCGCCGTGGCCCCGGGCGCATTCCCGCCGCGCAATGGATGGCCTGCCTGGGCCTGCTGGCGGCCGTCTGCACAAGCACCCCCGCACGGGCGCAGGCCGATGCCGGCGCCGCGCTCGTCGAACAGGGCAACTACTGGCAGACCCAGGGCCGCGCGGACCTCGCGGAAGAAAGCTGGCGCAAGCTGCTGCGCGTCGATCCCCAGTCGGCCGACGCGATGTACGGCATGGCGCAGGTCGAGCTGTCGCGCGGCAACGCCGAGCCCGCGCGCAGCTGGATCTCGCGGCTGCGCGCCGCACACCCGAACGACAGCCGCCTGGCCCGCCTCACGCAGCAGGCGCAGCAGCCCGGCCAGGGCGGCACGCTGCAGCGCGCACGGGCGGCGGCGCGCGCGGGGCGTGCGGCCGAGGCGGTCGAGTTCTACCGCAGCCAGTTCGACAACCGCCCGCCGCCCGAAGCGCTGGCGCTGGAGTACTACCAGGTGCTCAGCAGCACGCCGCAGGGCGCCGACGAAGGCCGCAAGGGCCTGGAGCAACTGGTCAAGGACCATCCCGACAACGCCAGCTACCGGCTCGCGCTCGCGCAGCTGCGCACCTACAGCGAGCCCACGCGGCGCGAAGGCATCCGCAGCCTGGTGGAGCTGGCCAGGCAGCCCACTGTGGGCGCGGCCGCGCGCGCCAGTTGGCGCCAGGCGCTGATCTGGCTCGATGCGCGCGCACCCGACATTCCGCTCTACCAGGACTTCCTGGCCAGCAACCCGAACGACGCCGCGGTGTCGGCGCGTCTCGAAACCCTGACCACCGGCAAGACAGCGGCCGCATCCTCGCCCGGCGTGCCGCTGGGCGAAGGCTTCCGGGCACTGGACCGCGGCGACCCGGCCACTGCCGAACAACGCTTCCAGCAGGCGCTGCGCGCCAAGGCTGACGACGCCGAAGCCCTCGGCGGACTCGGCCTGGTGCGGCTGCGCCAGGAGCGCTTCGGCGAAGCGCAGGAGCTCTTGGAGCGCGCCGCGCGCAGCTCGGGCGGCAGCAAATGGAATTCGGCGCTCAACAGCGCCACCTACTGGAGCCTCGTCGGCCAGGCGCGCACGGCGCGCGAGAAGAACGACGTGCGCGGCGCCCAGACGCTGCTCGAACGCGCGGTGCGCATCGATGCGCGCGAGAGCGTTGGCCAGGTCGCGCTGGCGGATCTGCGCGCGGCCGCCGGCGAGCTGCCGCAGGCCGAGCAAGGCTACAAGCGCGTGCTCGAGAGCAAGCCTTCGGACACGCAGGCGCTGCGCGGCCTCATCGCCGTGTACGGGCGCCAGGGCCGTGCCGACGAGGCGCTCGCGCTCGCGCGCCAGCTCACGCCCGAACAGGCCAGCCAGCTCGGCGGCCTGCGCGACATCCAGGTCGAACAGGCGCGCGCCCGCGCACGCCAGCAGGCCGATGCCGGCGACGCCGCCGGCGCGCAGCGCACGCTCGAGGATGCGATGCTCGCCGCGCCCGACAGCCCGTGGGTGCGCCTGGACCTGGCCAACATCTACCGGCGCCAGGGCCTGATGGCCGAGGCGCGCGGCGTGATGGAGGGCCTGCTGATGTCGCAGCCCGACATGCCCGACGCGCTCTACGCCAGCGCCCTGCTCGCCTCCGAGACCGGCGACGCGGCCAGCGGCATCCAGTACCTGGAGCGCATTCCCGCGGCGTCCAGGACGCGCGACATGGCGGCGCTGCAGCGCAGGCTCTGGGCGCAATCGCAGGCACAGCGCGCACAGGCGCTCGCACGCCAGGGGCAGGTGGATGCGGCGCGCCAGGTGCTCGGCCAGGCCGAGGCGGCGCTCAGCAGCGACATGCCCGCCGAACTGTGGGGTCAGCTCGCCGGCGCCTATGCGGAGATCGGCGATGCGCCCCGTGCGCTGGCCATGAGCCGCCAGCTGCTCGCGCGCAGCCCGAACCCGGGCATCGGCGACCGGCTGCTGTATGCGTCGGTGCTGCTCAAGACCAGGCAGGACATCGAGCTGGCCGCGGTGCTGCGCCAGATGCAGGCGGCCAACATGACCCCCGCCCAGCGCAGCGATTTCGACAGCGTGCGCATCGCCTTCGCGCTGCGCCAGACCGACGCGCTGCGCGAGGCCGGCAACCTCGAGGCCGCCTACAACGCCATGGCACCGGTGCTCGCCGAGCGGCCCGAAGACCCGAAGGCGATGGCGGCGCTCGCGCGGCTCTACTCGGCCGCACGCGACGAAACCCAGGCGCTGGCGCTCTACCAGCGCGTGCTGCAGCGCAGCCCGACCGATCTCGACACGCTGCTGGCCGCGGCCGCCAGCGCCAGCGCGCTGCGCGAACACAGCGAGGCCGAGAACTACGTGATGGCCGCGCTGAAGCAGGCGCCCGACGAATCGCGCGTGCTGGCCGCCGCGGGCCGCGTCTATCGCAACGCGGGCGACAGCCGCAAGGCCGAGCAGTACCTGCGCGCTGCGGTGGAGGCCGACAGCCGCGTCGCCACCGGCTTCGTGCCGGGTGCGGCACCGGTGGGCGGGCCCGCGGCCAATCCGTTCGCGGGCATGACGGGTGGCGCCGCAGGTGCGGCCGTGCCCGGCACCTATCCCGCGGCGGGCGGCAACCCTTTCGCGCAGCCGCGCATGCAGCCGGTGGCGTATGCGCCCGGCGCACCGAGCCCGGTCTATCCGCCGAGCTACCCCGTGGCCCAGGCGCCCTACCCGACCTACCCCGCGAACGCTGCGTACCCCGTCGCGGGCGCGGCGCCGAACGCCTATCCGCCGGGCGCGCTGCCGTGGGCTTCCGGCACCGCGCCGGCCGCCGCCAACACCAAGGGCCGGCGGACGACGACAGCGGCATCCAACCGCACGGCCGCCGCCGCGCGCAACACGCCGCAGGCTTCGGCGTACATCGCGACACCGGTCCAGCAGTACCCCGTGGCCGGCATGCAGCCGGTCGCGCCGGTGTACGCGCAGGCGCCGCAGGCCGGTGGCTATCCGCCACCGGGCTACCCGCAAAGCTATCCGTACGGGCAGGCACCGCTGCCGACGCCGGGCTCGGCCAGCGCCGGCTGGAACGCGCCGCTGCGCACTGCAGCGCCCGTCGACACGGTGGCGGCCGAACTGCGCGAGCTGGAAGCGAAACGCTCGATCAACCTGACCGCCGGCACCGTCTACCGCAACCGCGCGGGTGAAGCCGGCCTCAGCCAGCTGTCGGATTTCCAGATCCCGATCGAGGCCCGCTTCCCCGTCGGCGAAGGCAAGATCGTCGTGGGCGTGACGCCCACGGTGCTCGATGCCGGCACGCCGTCGTCCGACTACCCCACGGGCAGCCGCTTCGGCGGCGGCCCCGGCGCCGCGATCACCGGCCTGCAGAAGGGCACCACCGCCGGCCAGCAGAACGCGGCCGGCGTGGGCCTGAGCGTGGGCTACGAAGGCAAGAACTTCGGCGCGAGCATCGGCACCACGCCGCTGGGCTTTCCGGAGACCAACGTGATCGGCAACGTGTCATACGCGGGTTCGTTCGGCGACTCCTGGAACGCCAAGGTCGACCTCTCGCGCCGCGCCGTCACCGACAGCCTGCTGTCCTTCGCCGGCGCCAAGGACGAGCGCACCAACGAGCGCTGGGGCGGCGTGGTCGCCACCGGCGCGCGCGGCGACCTGGGCTACGACGACGGCACCTACGGCATCTACGGCTATGCGGCGCTGCACGGCATCACCGGCAAGAACGTCGCGAGCAACAGCCGCTTCGAGACCGGCGGCGGCGCCTACCTGCACCTGATCAGCACCCCGGGTTCCAAGCTCACGCTGGGCATGAACCTCGGCCTCATGGGCTACGACAAGAACCTGAGCTACTACACCTTCGGGCAGGGCGGCTACTTCAGCCCGCAGAGCTTCGTGAGCGTGGCATTCCCGGTCGACTGGAGCGGGCGCAGCGATCGCCTGGCGTGGCGTCTGAATGCCTCGCTCGGCGTGCAGTCGTTCACCCAGAAGGAATCGCCCTACTTCCCGACCGACGGCCGGCGCGCCGGGGACGCTGGGAGCGCGGCCGCCTACGCGGCGTCGCTGGGACTGAGCAGCGCGCCCTTCACCGGCATGTACCCGAAGACCTCGAAGACCGGCCTGGCCTACAACCTCGCCGCGATCCTCGAATACCAGCTCGCGCCCAAGATGTTCCTGGGCGGCTCGATCGGACTGAACAACGCCCAGAACTACCGCCAGCTGACGGGCGGCCTGTACGTGCGCTACGTGTTCGACGGCGGCAGCAGCCTGGGCGTGCCGAGCGGTACCACGCTGCGCCCGCTGGTCTCGCCCTACACGCCGCTGCTCTGA
- the bcsZ gene encoding cellulose synthase complex periplasmic endoglucanase BcsZ, protein MPPSPHPPRIGRRPLLAAAALGWAASRAASAAPAAAAPAPCHPASDWAAFASRHIQRDGRVIDFNTPQQQSTSEGQSYSLFFALVHNDKATFARVLAWTEANLAQGNLATNLPAWQWGKKLDGGWGVLDANAASDADLWIAYALMEAGRLWNEPRYARLGRSLLALVARDEVVALPGLGRMLLPWPASVASGPLWRLNPSYMPLQLLRYFQQTDPRGPWREVADTTVRLLHATAPKGFAPDWCAWSSAANAFVADPQKGVVGSYDAIRVYLWAGMLSARDPESKALLQRLNGPRLLLADRHQMPESVDTATGTERGKAPLGFTGALLPYLKAQDLPEALAAESARVPGGRTDTSSAAAPAAPLPYYEQVLLIFGQAWLDGRYEFDRNGQLQTSWRLLCRPSQAA, encoded by the coding sequence GTGCCACCGTCACCACACCCCCCGCGCATCGGCAGGCGGCCGCTGCTCGCGGCAGCCGCGCTGGGCTGGGCCGCCTCCCGCGCGGCTTCCGCGGCACCTGCGGCAGCCGCACCAGCGCCATGCCATCCGGCGTCCGACTGGGCCGCGTTCGCGTCGCGCCACATCCAGCGCGACGGCCGCGTGATCGACTTCAACACGCCGCAGCAGCAATCGACCTCCGAAGGCCAGTCGTACAGCCTCTTCTTCGCGCTGGTCCACAACGACAAGGCGACCTTCGCGCGCGTGCTCGCCTGGACCGAAGCCAACCTCGCACAGGGCAACCTGGCCACCAACCTGCCGGCCTGGCAATGGGGCAAGAAGCTCGACGGCGGATGGGGCGTGCTCGATGCGAATGCTGCCTCCGACGCCGACCTGTGGATCGCCTACGCGCTCATGGAAGCCGGCCGGCTCTGGAACGAGCCGCGCTACGCCAGGCTCGGCCGCAGCCTGCTGGCGCTCGTGGCGCGCGACGAGGTGGTGGCGTTGCCGGGCCTGGGCCGCATGCTGCTGCCCTGGCCCGCATCGGTGGCGAGCGGTCCGCTCTGGCGGCTCAACCCGAGCTACATGCCGCTGCAGTTGCTGCGCTACTTCCAGCAAACCGATCCGCGCGGGCCGTGGCGCGAGGTGGCGGACACCACCGTGCGCCTGTTGCACGCCACCGCGCCGAAGGGCTTCGCGCCCGACTGGTGTGCCTGGTCGTCGGCCGCCAACGCCTTCGTTGCCGATCCGCAGAAAGGCGTCGTGGGCAGCTACGACGCCATCCGCGTCTATCTCTGGGCCGGCATGCTGTCGGCCAGGGACCCCGAGTCCAAGGCCCTGCTGCAGCGCCTGAACGGCCCGCGCCTGCTGCTGGCGGATCGCCATCAGATGCCCGAATCGGTGGATACCGCCACCGGCACGGAGCGCGGCAAGGCGCCGCTCGGGTTCACCGGTGCGCTGCTGCCGTACCTCAAGGCGCAGGACCTGCCCGAAGCCCTGGCCGCCGAATCGGCGCGGGTGCCCGGCGGGCGTACCGACACATCTTCCGCAGCGGCCCCCGCCGCGCCGCTGCCGTACTACGAACAGGTGCTGTTGATCTTCGGCCAGGCCTGGCTCGACGGCCGCTACGAATTCGATCGCAACGGCCAGTTGCAAACCTCCTGGAGACTGCTATGTCGACCTTCCCAAGCGGCATGA